The Mycolicibacterium cosmeticum sequence CCCGAGGATCTCGCCGAGACGGTGCGCGGTGTCGAAGCGGCCGGGCGCAAGGTGCTGGCCCGCGCCGTCGACGTGCGCGACCTGGCCGCCCAGCAGGAGTTGGTGGCCGACGGCGTGGAACAGTTCGGCCGGCTCGACGTCGTGGTCGCCAACGCGGGCGTGTTGAGCTGGGGCCGGGTGTGGGAACTCACGCCGGAGCAGTGGGACACCGTGGTCGACGTGAACCTCAACGGCACCTGGCGCACCATCAAGGCGGCGGTGCCGGCCATGATCGAAGCCGGCAACGGCGGCTCCATCATCATCGTCAGCTCCTCGGCCGGCCTCAAGGCCACGCCGGGCAACTCGCACTACGCGGCGTCCAAGCACGGGTTGGTCGCGCTCACCAACTCGCTGGCGCTTGAGGTGGGCGAGTTCGGCATTCGGGTCAACTCCATCCACCCGTACTCGATCGACACCCCCATGATCGAGCCCGAGGCCATGGCCGCGATCTTCGCGAAGTTCCCGAGCTTCCTGCACAGCTTCGCCCCGATGCCCTACCACAAGGTGACCGACGGCAAGAACGAGGGACTCGCCGCGTTCATGGAGCCGGAGGAGGTCGCCAACGTGGTGGCCTGGCTGGCCGGTGACGGTTCGGCGACGCTGTCGGGCAGCCAGATCGCCGTCGACCGGGGTGTGCTGAAGTACTAGCGGGTCACCGTCCGGCCAGGACCGCCGCGAATTGTGCCACCGCCCACTCGATTTCCTCGGCGGTGATGACCAGGGGCGGGGCGAACCGCAGTGTGTGGCCGTGGGTGTCCTTGACCAGCACCCCACGCTCGGCCAGCCGCACACTGATCTGCTTGCCGGTGCCCAGTCGCGGATCGATGTCCACGCCGGCCCACAATCCCTTGCCGCGCACCGCCAGTACCCCCGCGCCGCACAACTCCGCCAGCCGGGTGTGCAGCAGTGCGCCCAATTCCGCTGAGCGCGCCTGATATTCGCCCCGTTCGAGCATCGCGACCACCGTCGAGCCGACGGCCGCGGCCAGCGGGTTGCCGCCGAAGGTCGAGCCGTGCTCGCCGGGATGCAACACACCCAGGATCTCCTCGTCGGCCACCACCGCCGACACCGGCACCACGCCGCCGCCCAGCGCCTTGCCCAGCAGATACATGTCGGGCACCACGTCCCAGTGGTCGCAGGCGAAGGTGCGCCCGGTCCGGGCCAGCCCGGACTGGATCTCGTCCGCGATCATCAGCACGTTGCGTTCGGTGCACAGGGCCCGCACCCCGGGCAGGAAATCGTCGGGCGGCACGATGATCCCGGCCTCGCCCTGGATGGGCTCGAGCAGCACGGCGACGGTGTTCTCGTCGATCGCGGCGGCCACCGCGCCGGCGTCGCCGAACGGCACCGACCGGAAGCCGGGGGTGAACGGGCCGAACCCGCTGCGGGCGGTGTCATCGTCGGAGAAGCTGACGATGGTGGTGGTGCGGCCGTGGAAGTTGTTCTGCGCCACCACGATATTGGCCCGACCGGCCGGCACGCCCTTGGCGTCGGTGCCCCACTTGCGGGCCACCTTGATACCGCTTTCCACCGCCTCGGCGCCGGTGTTCATCGGCAGCACCATCTCCTTGCCGCACATCCGGGCCAGTGCCGCGCAGAACGGGCCCAGCCGGTCGGAATGGAACGCCCGGCTGACCAGGGTGACCGTGTCCAGCTGGGCGTGTGCGACGGCGGTGATCTCCGGGTTGCGGTGGCCGAAGTTGACCGCGGAATACGCGGCCAGGCAGTCCAGATAGCGCCGGCCCGCCACGTCGGTGATCCACACACCGTCGGCCGATGCCGCCACCACCGGCAGCGGGGCGTAGTTGCGCGCGACATGGCGCTCGTCGATCGTCATGTGCTCCAGCACCGTCATGAGAACACCTCCAGTGTGCAGCATTTGACGGACCCGCCGCCCTTGAGCAGTTCGGACAGGTCCACCCCGATCGGTTCGAAACCGGCGGCCGACAACTGGTCGGCGAAGCCGGTGGCCGCGGCCGGGTGCACCACGTGGCGCCCGTCGGAAACGGCGTTGAGGCCCAACACGTAGGCGTCGGAGCTGCCGACCAGGATGGCGTCCGGGAAGAGTCGCTCCAGCGTGGCGCGGGCGGCGTCGCTGAACGCCGGCGGATAGTAGGCGATGAGGTCGTCGGTGAGTGCGGTCAGCGCGGTGTCGAGGTGGTAGAAGCGCGGATCGACCAGTTCCAGGCCGACCACCGGCATCCCGGTGATCGTCGCGATCTCGTCGTGCGCCCGCACGTCGGTGCGAAATCCGTAACCGGCCAGGATCTTCGAGCCGATGACCAGCAGATCGCCCTGGCCCTCGTTGACGTGCCGGGTCTGGACCGGGCGGTGCCCCTGGTCGGCCATCCAGGCGGCGTAGGCCGCGGCCTCACCGGCTCGCTGCGGGTAGGCGAACCGGGCGACGATGGCCTGGCCGCCGACGATCAGCCCGCCGTTGGCCGCGTAGACCATATCGGGCAGACCCTGCTGCGGGTCGACCAGATCGACGGTGTGGCCCAGGTCGAGGTAGACACGGCGCAGGTTTTCCCACTGCTCGACGGCCCGTGCGGCGTCCACCGCCGTCGAGGTGTCCATCCACGGATTGATGGCGTACTCGACGGCGAAATGCGTTGGTGCCGTCATGGCGTAGTGGCGGGTGCGGGCGGAGCGGGTCGGGGGCAGGACGGAGTGGCTGGCGACCTCGGAAATCGTCATGGATCAACGGTATGCGGAGGGTATTGTGCAATCAATCGCTATCCGTTGCGTGATAAACGGTGATCTATTGTTACGAATGGCCGAAATCGGCAATCTGTTGCGTGAGGAGCGGTATGGACCGTCTGGACGAGACCGATGAGCGGATCCTGGCCGAGCTGACCGACAATGCCCGCGCCACCTTCGCCGAGATCGGGGAGCGGGTCAATCTGTCGGCGCCGGCGGTGAAGCGGCGGGTGGACCGGCTGCTCGACCACGGGGTGATCCGCGGGTTCACCACCGTCGTCGACCGCAACGCGCTGGGCTGGGGCACCGAGGCCTATGTGCAGGTTTACTGCCACGGCACCATCGCGCCCGCCGAGCTGCGCCGGGCCTGGATCGACATCCCCGAGGTGGTCAGCGCGGCGACGGTGACGGGCACCTCGGACGCCATCCTGCACGTGCTGGCGCGCGATATGCGGCACCTGGAGGAGGCCCTGGAACGCATCAGGGCCAGTGCGGACATCGAACGCAGCGAGAGCATCGTGGTGCTGTCCAACATCATCGAACGTGCCCGGTCCTGAGCAGTACCGATGGGGTAGGCAGGCCGGGGGAGCCTGTCATCGTGTATGAAGACCCACGTGACAAATAATGGTGGAATCGTCATTGTCGGTGGTGGACTGGCCGCGGCCCGCACCGCCGAGCAATTGCGGCGCGCCGAATACAGCGGACCGATCACCATCGTCAGCGACGAGACGCACCTGCCGTACGACCGGCCGCCGCTGTCAAAGGAGGTGCTGCGCAATCCCGAGCACGACGTCGTGCTCAAGCCGCAGGAGTTCTACGACGAGAACGACATCACCCTGCGGCTGGGCTCGGCGGCGACGTCGGTCGACACCACCGCACAGACGGTGACGCTGGCCGACGGCTTGGTGATCGGCTACGACGAGCTGGTGATCGCCACAGGTCTTGTGCCCAAACGGATTCCGTCATTTCCCGACCTGGAGGGCATCAGGGTTCTGCGCTCCATCGACGAGAGCGCGGCGCTGCGTGCCCACGCGGCCACGGCACGGCGGGCGGTGATCGTCGGCGCCGGGTTCATCGGCTGCGAGGTGGCCGCCAGCCTGCATCAGCTCGGGGTGGACGTGGTGATCGTCGAGCCGCAGCCCACCCCACTGGCATC is a genomic window containing:
- a CDS encoding Lrp/AsnC family transcriptional regulator; amino-acid sequence: MDRLDETDERILAELTDNARATFAEIGERVNLSAPAVKRRVDRLLDHGVIRGFTTVVDRNALGWGTEAYVQVYCHGTIAPAELRRAWIDIPEVVSAATVTGTSDAILHVLARDMRHLEEALERIRASADIERSESIVVLSNIIERARS
- the ddaH gene encoding dimethylargininase, with protein sequence MTISEVASHSVLPPTRSARTRHYAMTAPTHFAVEYAINPWMDTSTAVDAARAVEQWENLRRVYLDLGHTVDLVDPQQGLPDMVYAANGGLIVGGQAIVARFAYPQRAGEAAAYAAWMADQGHRPVQTRHVNEGQGDLLVIGSKILAGYGFRTDVRAHDEIATITGMPVVGLELVDPRFYHLDTALTALTDDLIAYYPPAFSDAARATLERLFPDAILVGSSDAYVLGLNAVSDGRHVVHPAAATGFADQLSAAGFEPIGVDLSELLKGGGSVKCCTLEVFS
- a CDS encoding mycofactocin-coupled SDR family oxidoreductase, which produces MAAANGSLEGRVAFVTGAARGQGRAHAIRLAREGADIIAADICAPVSDTITYPAASPEDLAETVRGVEAAGRKVLARAVDVRDLAAQQELVADGVEQFGRLDVVVANAGVLSWGRVWELTPEQWDTVVDVNLNGTWRTIKAAVPAMIEAGNGGSIIIVSSSAGLKATPGNSHYAASKHGLVALTNSLALEVGEFGIRVNSIHPYSIDTPMIEPEAMAAIFAKFPSFLHSFAPMPYHKVTDGKNEGLAAFMEPEEVANVVAWLAGDGSATLSGSQIAVDRGVLKY
- the rocD gene encoding ornithine--oxo-acid transaminase, translating into MTVLEHMTIDERHVARNYAPLPVVAASADGVWITDVAGRRYLDCLAAYSAVNFGHRNPEITAVAHAQLDTVTLVSRAFHSDRLGPFCAALARMCGKEMVLPMNTGAEAVESGIKVARKWGTDAKGVPAGRANIVVAQNNFHGRTTTIVSFSDDDTARSGFGPFTPGFRSVPFGDAGAVAAAIDENTVAVLLEPIQGEAGIIVPPDDFLPGVRALCTERNVLMIADEIQSGLARTGRTFACDHWDVVPDMYLLGKALGGGVVPVSAVVADEEILGVLHPGEHGSTFGGNPLAAAVGSTVVAMLERGEYQARSAELGALLHTRLAELCGAGVLAVRGKGLWAGVDIDPRLGTGKQISVRLAERGVLVKDTHGHTLRFAPPLVITAEEIEWAVAQFAAVLAGR